The genomic window GGGTCTGCGGCAGTTCCTCACCGAGGGTGGTTTCAAGGCGTTCACCTCGAACTTCGAGGACCTCGGCGGTCTGCGTCAGCTCCCCGGCCTCGCGGTCCAGCGCCTGATGGCCGACGGCTACGGCTTCGGCGGCGAGGGCGACTGGAAGACGTCGGTGCTGGTCCACACGCTGAAGGCGATGGCCCCCGGCGGCGGCACCAGCTTCATGGAGGACTACACCTACGACCTGACACCGGGTAACGAGGTGATCCTCGGCGCCCACATGCTCGAAGTGTGCCCGTCGATCGCCGCCGGCAAGCCGAAACTGGAGATCCACCCCCTCGGCATCGGCGGCCGTGAGGACCCGGTCCGCCTGGTCTTCGACGCCGCGCCCGGCCCCGCCGTGGTCCTGGGCCTGGCCGACCTGGGTGAGCGCTTCCGCCTGGTGGCCAACGAGATCGAGGTCGTCCCGCCGACCGCCCCGCTGCCGAGACTCCCGGTCGCCCGCGCGGTCTGGAAACCGGCCCCGTCCCTCAGCACGTCCGCCGAGTGCTGGCTCACCGCCGGCGGCCCGCACCACACCGTCATGTCCTCAGCCGTCGGCACCGAGGAACTCGCCGACCTGGCCGAGATGGTCGGCACCGAACTCCTGGTCATCGACGACGCGACGACGACGCGCTCGTTCGCCAAGGAGGTCCGCTGGAACCAGGCCTACCACCGCCTGTCCCGGGGCTTCGGCCGCTAGAGGTGCGGCGGCCCCGCCCGGTTCACGCCGGGCGGGGCCAGTTCCAAGGATCGAAAACCCTTCTTCGGTACGGTCGTGCAGAGCTCTGCCCGCCCCCGCCAGGCAGGCATCGCCTTACGGCCGACCCGCGACCGCCGGGCCGAATGCGACCCGCACGGCAGGCGTCCCGCCCCCAAGCGTGGTGACCTGGGGTTCGGATCGAACCGCAACTAGCCACGCAGTTCGTCGACCGCCTGTGCGTGGTGAGGTGGGGTTCGATTCGAACCCCACCTCACCACGCTCGAAGGGTGGGTCAGGCGGAGGCCGGGACCGGCTCCTCCTTGCCGGTGGCGGGCTCGATCACCGGGGGCTTGCGTTCCAGGGCGGCGCCCTCCACGTCCAGCTCCGGGAGCCAGCGCAGCCAGGACGGCAGCCACCAGGCGGCGCGGCCGAGCAGGGCCAGAGCCGCCGGGACGGCGATCATGCGGACGATGAAGGCGTCGAAGGCGATGCCGACCGCGAGGGCGAACGCGATCGGTTTGATGGTGTCGTTGCCTTCGGGGACGAACGCCGCGAACACCGCGAACATGATGGTCGCCGCGGCGAGGACGACCGGGGCCGCCTGCCGGAAACCGGTGACGATCGCGTCCTTCGGCGCCGCGCCGTGGGCGTGTGCCTCGTGCATCCGGGACACCAGGAAGACCTGATAGTCCATGGCCAGGCCGAACAGGATGCCGACGATGATGATCGGCGCGAGGCTCAGGATCGGGCCGGTGGAACCGGCGTTGACCGCGTCGGCGGCCCAGCCCCACTGGAAGACCGCGACGGTGGCACCGAACGCGGCGCCGATGGTCAGCAGGAAGCCGAGCACCCCGACGACCGGCACCATCAGGGACCGGAACACCAGCACCAGCAGCACGAACGCCAGTCCGACGACGAGCGCCAGGTAGACCGGCAGGGCGTCGTTGAGTTTCTGCGACACGTCGATGCTGATCGCGGTGCTGCCGGTGACGTACACCTGGGCGCCGTCGGCGTCGTCGACCTGGTCCCGGATGGCGTGCACCAGGTCGACGGTCTTCTGGTCCTCGGGACCGGACGACGGGATGATCGTGATGAGGGCGGCGGAACCGGCCTGGTTCGGGGTGGCGGGCAGGGCCAGCGCCACGTCGGGCAGTGCGGCGACCTGTTTCTGCACCTCGGTCGCGTGGGCGGCCGAGTTCGGGCCGTCGACGAGGATCAGCAGCGGGCTGCTGACACCGGGACCGAACCGGGCGTCCATGATCTCCTGGGCGTACGCCTGGGTGCTGCCCTCGGCGGCCCGCTGGGCGAGCGTGGTCTTCATCGAGAAGAACGGGATCGCGATGACGCCGAGCAGGGCGACCGCGACGATCAGGCTGAGCCAGCGCTGCTCGGTGACGAGCCTCGCCCAGCCCTTGACGAACCCGCGCCCCTCGGGGGTGGCCTCGGTCAGCGGCACGTCGCGCAGCTTGCGCGGCAGGGCCCGCTTGCCGATCCAGCCGAGGATCGCGGGGACCAGGGTGATCGCGACCAGGACGGCGATCACGATGGTGCCCGCGGCGGCCACGCCCATCTCGCTGAGGAACGGGATGCCGACGATCGAGAGCCCGGCCAGGGCGATCACCACGGTCAGGCCGGCGGTGACCACTGCCGCACCGGCGGTGCCGACGGCCATGGCGGCGGACGCCTCCACCGTCAGGCCGCGGCGCAGTTCGTGCCGGAACCGGGTGACGATGAACAGCGCGTAGTCGATGCCGACCGCCAGGCCCAGCATCACCGCCAGGATCGGGGTGGTCGACTGCAGGTCCATGAACCCGGTCAAGGTGACGATGCCAGCCGCGCCGATGCCGACACCGGCGATCGCGGTCAGCAGGTTCATCCCGGCCGCGACCAGCGAGCCGTAGGTGAGGGCGAGCACGATCAGCGCGACCACCACACCGAGGAGTTCGGAGATGCCACCGATGTCGGCCGGGTTGCTCAGGGCCTCACCACGGGCCTCGACGGTCAGCCCACCGGCGCGGGCCTGGTCGACGGCGGCGGTGATCGCCTCGCGTTCGGCGTCGGTGACCTCGGAGGGCTGCACCGGGTAGGTGACCGAGCTGTACGCCGCCACCTGGTCCTGCGACACCGTGGGCGCCTGCGGGTCCAGCGGGTTCGACGCGTTGACCACGCCGGGCAGCTTGCCCAGGGCGGCGACGGTCTCGGCGACCTCAGCCGCGTTCGCCGGGTCGGTGATCTTCTGGCCGTCGGGGGCCTGGAACACCACCTGGACGGTGGCGCCGGCCGTAGCCTCGCCGAATCTCTCCTCCATCAGGGAGAGCGCGGTGGTCGACTCCTGGCCGGGGATGCTGAACGTGTTGGCGGTGGTCCCGGCGAGGGTGCCGGCACCGACACCGACGGCGACCAGGGCCACCAGCCAGGCGATCGTGACGAGCAGACGATGTCGGACCGAAGCCAGTCCGAGGCGGTGCAGCAGTGTTGCCATCAGGGGTTCCCTTGGTTCTTTGAAGAGGGTGGTCTTCAGTGCCCGAGCGCGTCGTAGCCGATCTCGGCGAGAGCGGCGGTCGTGCCGGGTGTGACGTGGTCCCGGAGGGCCACGCTGGCCACGGCGACCGCGCCGAGCGCCGCGGTGACCCGCAGTGCCCGGTCGAGGTCGGCGTGCATGTCGTCCCCGAAGGCCGCGGCGATGCTCTCGCCGATCGACTCGAGGGCGCAGCCCATGTCGCTCTCCGGCTCACTGAGCAGCGACGACAACAGCAGAGAGACGATGCCGGGACTGCCCACGGCCAGTTCGGCGATGTGGGCGATCGCGATCCGGTCCCGCTCCGGTCCGGCCGGCAGATCCGCGACGCCGGAGCCGGCGTCGCGGATCTGCTGCACGCACCGGCTGATGACGGCGGCCTGCAGCGCCTCCTTCGTGGGGAAGCGGTGCAGCAGGCCGGTCTTGGAATAGCCGACCGAGTCGGCGATCCGCTGGACCGAGGTCTCCTTGAAGCCGTGCCGGGCGAAGAGCAGGGCGGCGGCTTCCAGGATCTCGTCGTCGATCTGCTGTTTGGTGGGACGGGGCATGAGGACCACCGTAGACCGGAATGGACCAACCTGGTCGGTCAGGGACCGTGGCGGTCCCCACACCGCGAAACGTTAAGATCCGATTCCCCCGAGTGATCGAGATAAACCCGCAAAAGGTACGGATCGGGCCCGTCCGCGGCCCACCCGAAGACCAGCGGGTCGTCCTCGCACTCGACCAGATAGACCGGCAGCCACACCTGCCGGGTCCGCGGCGACTCCACCCTCACCGGCACCGACGGCCCGGTGAAGTCCGCCAGATCAGCGCGCGCCAGCAACCGGGCCACCGCGTCCCCGGGCAGTGCCGACGGCTCGCCGACCGGCGCGAACACCGTGCCGTCCGGCAGCGTCAGCACCGGCCGCTCCAGCCACACCGCGTGCGTGGCGTGCACGAACGGCACCGGCTCGGCCCGGCTCCCGTCGAACCGCAGCGTCATCGGCCGGCCCGGCGACAGCAGATAGCGGCGCCCGTCCGCGACCGACCGCTGCCCCAGCCCGGTCAGCTCCAGCCGCCCGTCCGGCCGGTGCAGGTGCCCGATCCCCTCCAGGAACCGCGCGGTCCGCTCCACCAGCACCGGCTCCACCCCGAAGAACCCGGCCAGCTCCTCGATCCCGGACAGTCCCGCCTCGGCCAGGGCCCGGGTCAGATAACGATCGAAGACGTCGTACGCGTGCGGCTCCCGCACCGTGGCCGCCACCTCGACCGCCCACATCGGCAGCAGCAGCGGCACGAACCGCACCGGCCGGACTCCGGGCAGCGCCCCCACCCGCCGGATCACCTCCCGCACCGGAAGATGCGCCGCCCCGGTCACCAGCCCGTCACCGCCCGGTTGCGCTCCGGGGCCCGCGACACCACCCGATCGAACACGCTCCCGGTCAGCAACGCCGCCATCTCGTCCGCGTCGGTACCGGCCGGGCAGCGGGCCGCCAGCCACGCCCGTACCACCTCGGTGTCGCGTAACGGCGGGCGCCGCATCTCCCCGACCAGCACCGCCCGCCGCGCCCGCACCAGCGGAACCAGCGCCGCCGGCACCCCGACCCGCGACGCGTCCTCCAGCACCAGCAGGTCGAACTCCAGGTCACCGTGCTCCGGACGGCCCGCGTCCAGACAGGTCGCGGCCACCACGTCGGCGTACCGCAGCAACTCGGGGTGCAGCTGCCGGGTCGGCCGGGCGGCCCGCTGGCGCCACTCCCGCAGCAGGCCGGCCCGGCCCCGCAGCACCGGTTCCAGCCCCTGACAGTGCTCGGCGAACACGGCCAGCCCGGCCGGATCGGCGATCCACGCCGGGGCCTCGGCCACGCCGTCCAGCAGCCGGGTCAGGTGATGCGCGGACCGTTCCGCCGACTCCAGGGCCCGCAACGCGGCCAGGCCGGCGAACGCGGCCCGGTCGGCGGCCGCGCGAACGATGCCGTCCTGCTCCACCGCACGGTCCAGGGCATGGGCATTGTTCTCGTACGCCACGGTCGTCTGATGCCACACCGACCGGGCGGCTGCCGCGCCCCGGACCGCGTCGCTCAGCCGCCGCCGCAGGCCGCCCGCGCTCCACCGGCGCAGCCGGGAACTCTCGGCCCGCCGCAACGCCGCGGTCAGCGCCTGGACCTCGGCGGCCGTCCGGGTGACCGTGTCCCGTGCCTCATCTGTGTCCTGTTCGGCTCGCCGGGTCGCCGCGCCCAGCCGTTCGCGGGCCTCGCGCACCGTGGTGTCCTGGTGCGCGGTCGCCCGGTCGGCCCGCTCCCGTGCCTCGGCCGCCTCGTCGAGCGCGGTGGTCAGCCGCCGCAGCCAGCCCAGCGCCGGTGACGGTTCGCCCAGCCACGGCTCCAGCGCGCGGGCCGCCGACTGGGAACGGGACAGGATGCGCTGCTGCACCCCGGCCGCCGCGGCGGTGATGCTGCCCGGGCCGGAACCCGCCTGATCGGTGCGGATCACCGTGGCGCCCGGCGGCAGCCGCGACATGATCGCCTCCACCGCCGGTGCCGCGGGCGCGGCGATCAGCACCCGCTCGCCCCGCTCGGCGGCCGCGCGGACGATCTCCAGGACGGTCAGGGTCCGGCTTGTGCCCGGCGGGGCCACCAGGCAGAACAGGTCCGGTACGGCCAGTGCTCGGCTCACCTCGTCGGTGCCGTCGTCGCCGGCGTGGTCCGCGAACAGCCCGTCGGCCAGCAGCGACAGCAGCCCCGGGTTCACAGTCCGGCCGGCCCGCAGGCGCAGGATCGCGTCCCGCTGGATCCGCTCGTCGAGCCCGGCATCCCGGCCGGCGGTGGCCCCGATCTCCCGCGCGCCGGGGGCGGCCCCGATCTCCCGCGCGGCGGCCACGGCCAGCTCCAGGGCGGCGCAGAACCCCTCGTTCCGATTCGACGAATGCTCTAGATCGACAAGGGTCGACGCCATCCGACCACCATAGTTGTGCCGCGTGCGGCCCAACAAACCACGCAGGATTGAATGAGGCGACCAAAAGCTTTCCGGTGTGGTGACTTGGGGTTCGATTCGCACCGCAACTCTCCACACCAGTCGGGCCGTGGTGAGTTCGGGCGTGAAACGCACCCCGGGTCAGCACGCGACCCGGACCACGAAACGTAGACGCGAGATCGGAGACACTGATGTCGTCTGCCCACGCTGACCTCATCTTCTCCGGCGGGCCGGTGTTCAGCGCCGGAGCCGGTCCGGCCACTGCGGTGGCGGTGCGCGGCGGCCGGATCGCCGCGGTCGGTGACGATCTGCGGGAGTTCCGCGGGCCGCGCACCGAGGTCGTCGACCTGGCCGGGCGGCTGCTGCTGCCGGGGTTCCAGGACGCTCATGTGCAC from Actinoplanes derwentensis includes these protein-coding regions:
- a CDS encoding MMPL family transporter; translated protein: MATLLHRLGLASVRHRLLVTIAWLVALVAVGVGAGTLAGTTANTFSIPGQESTTALSLMEERFGEATAGATVQVVFQAPDGQKITDPANAAEVAETVAALGKLPGVVNASNPLDPQAPTVSQDQVAAYSSVTYPVQPSEVTDAEREAITAAVDQARAGGLTVEARGEALSNPADIGGISELLGVVVALIVLALTYGSLVAAGMNLLTAIAGVGIGAAGIVTLTGFMDLQSTTPILAVMLGLAVGIDYALFIVTRFRHELRRGLTVEASAAMAVGTAGAAVVTAGLTVVIALAGLSIVGIPFLSEMGVAAAGTIVIAVLVAITLVPAILGWIGKRALPRKLRDVPLTEATPEGRGFVKGWARLVTEQRWLSLIVAVALLGVIAIPFFSMKTTLAQRAAEGSTQAYAQEIMDARFGPGVSSPLLILVDGPNSAAHATEVQKQVAALPDVALALPATPNQAGSAALITIIPSSGPEDQKTVDLVHAIRDQVDDADGAQVYVTGSTAISIDVSQKLNDALPVYLALVVGLAFVLLVLVFRSLMVPVVGVLGFLLTIGAAFGATVAVFQWGWAADAVNAGSTGPILSLAPIIIVGILFGLAMDYQVFLVSRMHEAHAHGAAPKDAIVTGFRQAAPVVLAAATIMFAVFAAFVPEGNDTIKPIAFALAVGIAFDAFIVRMIAVPAALALLGRAAWWLPSWLRWLPELDVEGAALERKPPVIEPATGKEEPVPASA
- a CDS encoding TetR/AcrR family transcriptional regulator, producing MPRPTKQQIDDEILEAAALLFARHGFKETSVQRIADSVGYSKTGLLHRFPTKEALQAAVISRCVQQIRDAGSGVADLPAGPERDRIAIAHIAELAVGSPGIVSLLLSSLLSEPESDMGCALESIGESIAAAFGDDMHADLDRALRVTAALGAVAVASVALRDHVTPGTTAALAEIGYDALGH
- a CDS encoding AAA domain-containing protein, which codes for MASTLVDLEHSSNRNEGFCAALELAVAAAREIGAAPGAREIGATAGRDAGLDERIQRDAILRLRAGRTVNPGLLSLLADGLFADHAGDDGTDEVSRALAVPDLFCLVAPPGTSRTLTVLEIVRAAAERGERVLIAAPAAPAVEAIMSRLPPGATVIRTDQAGSGPGSITAAAAGVQQRILSRSQSAARALEPWLGEPSPALGWLRRLTTALDEAAEARERADRATAHQDTTVREARERLGAATRRAEQDTDEARDTVTRTAAEVQALTAALRRAESSRLRRWSAGGLRRRLSDAVRGAAAARSVWHQTTVAYENNAHALDRAVEQDGIVRAAADRAAFAGLAALRALESAERSAHHLTRLLDGVAEAPAWIADPAGLAVFAEHCQGLEPVLRGRAGLLREWRQRAARPTRQLHPELLRYADVVAATCLDAGRPEHGDLEFDLLVLEDASRVGVPAALVPLVRARRAVLVGEMRRPPLRDTEVVRAWLAARCPAGTDADEMAALLTGSVFDRVVSRAPERNRAVTGW